The window ATGAACGGTGAACGCTCATTCACCATACTTTATAATAtactgttatgaaataaaagaataagaACTCTTATTGTTATTTCAAGTGCCGACgacattgatattttatatttttaagttaaaacttggataacattttattttaatttaattagtgGCAGTAACAGCCTGATCCAATAGTTTTTGGTtatcaaaaactaaataaaagactCCTTACGTAATCCTTATGTCTAGTTTTCATAATTAGTTACACAAtggttaaatgaaaaaaaaatgttcatcaaAATACAAACAGGGGTATATACTGTAAACTGTTATCTATCTTAGTTATTACTTATATTCTATATTTCTACTATTAATTCAGTTTAAACGTTGGAAACGTGTATGTTGTATATcattaaaatctattttaataatagCCGCTATAGAAAGTTCAACAATCATACTGCtgtgtttttgatattaattgGTAATTTACTAGTTGTTACAAGTGTGTCGATTCAGTGCTTTAAAGCGAATGTTTACAGCCAAATAATCTTGATTTTCATCGACAAACTCGTCATCATTAATGTATTACCGCAGGTTATCTCCTCTAATTAATAAAGCGTAGTTAATTCTTGCTAGAACTAAAACATTTGTGTTGTCTTAGAGAAGTTTCAGGCCAAGCGGTCGTATGGATTATGAAGTTTACCTAGACCGTCTGTCACAAGCGAGTAAATGTTTCAGTTACCTTACTGAGGCCTTCATCAGAGCCGAAGTATCATCCGCTCTCACAGTTTAGTAAAATCCTCATTTGCAGTATAGTAGTATTAACTAAAAATTCCTTGTTTTGGTTTTTGGTTCTATATATTTTCTACGAGATAGGCAATTAAAAGCATTAAGAACATTTTAtagattaaaagaaataaaaaaaagatttatctcagttataagtattttaaaagacATTCGTTATTTTCCATTTAGCTTTGTTAAAAGAtgttaaaaacgaaaaaaatcattctacatttttattttattagacttAGTACTGAATTTCGTAAGAAATCCAAGTTTTCAACAGGTCCagaatttgattttattattcaaggcttaagaaattaaatatttacctaGGTTTGCGCATATAACTGacaattatgtttatattttatttatttgtaaggtattgtttttaacttgaattttattttgttatgtcttctataaaaaggtttttaactgttatttattaactgtggtggaaaataatttgattttttttttaaatacaggcTATGTCTAGCTTTATCTTTTTTACCTTTTTCAATTTTGTATCAGAAATCATAGTTTCCTACCGGATCAAAATTGTCAGTTTTGTTGATTTGATCTTTTCTCATAACAGTTAATTGTTTTGTCatttcagaaaaacattttcactcCGGATTATAAATACCTACAGGCtattcatgaaataaattatcaGTATTAATTGCATAGTGTGACCCACAGTTTTAAGCCATTGTTCGTTATCGAAAACAAAATATAGCTCGTTATAGTTTCTATGAATTATGTATGTGATACGTTTTCAATTAATTTCTGTTTCTGGGAATATTGTCAcagttcttaacattttaaatataatgccAGAAATCTAAATTAGATTTTAATGATATATCATAAGGCTACTCTAATTTCACTTTAATTTGctttaaatgtttcaaacttatttttctcttaCAGTTTTAGATTAATAGTTTGTAtagtatttttatctttcatgaAATTCTCATAAAAAATTATCTTACTTCAACGCCACCTTTAAAACTCGAAAGGCCGGCaaggtcaggtgggttaaggcgttcgactcgtaatctgagggttgcgggctcgaatctccggtgcaccaaacatgttcgccctttcagccgtgggggcattttaatgtgacggtcaatcccactattcgttggtgaaagagtagcccaaaagttgacggtgggtggtgatgactagctaccttccctctagtcttacattgataaattaaggacggctagcgcagatagaccttgagtaactctgcgcgaaattcaaaaacaaataattaaaaatggcaCTCATTGTAAAGAGAGAAACTGTTTTATACCTGCTTATTTGTAatgatgaaatttaatatttattgcattAATAGTTCCAGACTTAAATTGTTCTTTGAAATTTTAATAGGGCAGGTGAAATGTAAGCGGATGTAAAAGCCACGAAGTAGGAATATTCTCTGATAGTGAAAAgaaataaatggatatttaagTAGGCCTAGTTGTAGAAACAAGAAGATAATGTGCGCAAATTTTGCTCAATGTTTCCCTTTCTATTAGAGGAAGATGTAAAATAGTTTACTATTTTAGAACTGTGTATGTATACATAGaactcagaaaataaaaacaatatttattatgtaatgtgtATGTAAAAGAACAATAAAGTTGGTGTTATACAAATCatcatttttttcttactttaaacgATATTGACTGATTTAGCTTTAAAGGAAACAAGAAATTAAGAAAGACCCcgatattgatgtttatttttaatagcaAAATTTTGGAACAGTTCACTtacatatgaaaaaataaaaaacggtTATGAAAgtcaatatttaacaatgtgtttgtgtttatgtgtttttcgtatagcaagaccacaaagggctatctgctcagcccaccgaggggaatcgaacccctgattttagcgttgtaacaatatttaacaaaatataacctGTATTTAACCATATTGGCACCCAGAAGATGGGAAGAACAACTTCAGAACTTACATTCcatattaagaatattttaacaaccGAAGCAAGCAAAATAAGATACAACTTAATTGCATAATCTGACAACAGATGTCTTTAAACAATGGTGAAAAGCAaaattacgacgccatttcccgattgcagatatcttcatttgtgtattagctacgcggttttaagtgaagtgcgattttttcgtttggcggatttcagaatgaatgacctgaaggagcaacgacttgctgtgaaattttgtgttaaacttggaaaatctgcaactgaaacttttgctatgcttaacacggcttacggtgatgttgctatgaagcgtacggcatgtttcaagtggcatgaacgttttaaggatggtcgacagtccattgaagatgacgagcgtcctggacgtctttccatgtcaactgacgacccacacgtcgtcaaaatcaacaccctagtgcgggcaaatcgacgtctgactgtcagggagcttgctgaagagtgtgggatatcagttggatcttgttacgagattttgaccaaaaaattgaagatgcactgggttgctgcgaaatttgtacTACGCCTGATGACGGACAAACAAAAAGCCCATCGCGTTcaggtttgtcaggaactgcttgatcgttcagaagaagatgaaaacttcttgtcaaggatcataacaAATGATGATGGTCCAATCgtcccagtggatgggtgaaacatcccccagacccaaaaaaagctcgccaagttcgatccaaggtcaaggtgatgctgacagttttcttcgatgctaagggtgttgttcaccacgagtacctccccgaaggctccacagtgaaccagacttactactttgaagttctgaaacgtctgagggacgccatccgtcgcaaaaggccagaaatgtggaggagtggcgactagtttttccatcacgacaacgctccagcccattcagccctcagaacttgtgagtttttggccaaacacttgatcactgttcttcaCCACCCCcaaccccctactcacctgaccttgctccttgcgattttttcttgttccccaaactcaaaagacccttgaaaggaagaagatttgagacgattcccgagattaaggcaaatgcgacgaaggagctggaggacattacaaaagaagcgtaccaggactgtttcaacaagtggaaacaccgttgggataagtgtgtgcgttggggaggagagtactttgaaggggtcgcagaactgtaacttctaaataaagtacattttgttttatgacgtcagtccgcgtatttttttaacagacctcgtatttatAAAGATTTGTCTTTTAGATCAAAACTTACTCTTATGTCCCCTTTGAATGTTAAGAAACTCCtcactgttttttttaaacatgttgttGCAAGTTAACCATTACTTAATGTTTATGACAACACTTTTACTTAAGCAGTCAAGTGACCAGTctatttttgatataaaacaaaaaatgttttacaaacggGTGTTTGGAAATAGATCATAATAAAGTAGCCAGTCAATACACGTGTATATATCGTTACAATTTCTTTAATACTTCAGTCCATAGGAAGTtacatattatttgaatataaagtcaaatatataaacatgcatatatatttatgGACTGCTAAGACATTAATTAAACTCTTCTTATTGCGATGTTTTATGTATTGTCCAAACTATTTACAGTAGACACCTGTGACTTGTTGgagataaatttcaacaataaacaaacagcacttcttttagaataatatactaaaatatttcaaacgtaTATGCAGatgtttgttacactgttggttaccagagttgtatccagagctttaaattaCTGCACCATTTTCCTCAAAATTCACACAGTTACTTCATAATACAACTGGTAACACAAAATACTTTTTCTCTACTGTGATGTTGTTACAATATAATCtgtgatattttcatttcataactCGCCATTATACTTTCTTTATGGCTAAGCTCACAATTACGCAGCTGTGATCTGGATATCGAACTAAACTTTTGACACCCTAACACAAACATAACGTTCCACACACACTACTAGATCCTATggtgtaataatactcacttaaAGCAACGAGTAAAACGCAGAAGATTCTAGTAACATAAGACACAATAGTATAATAATCACCAATTCGTAACCAGTGAACTACACAACGTATGATTCATAAGCAGTTACGTAAATAAATTAccgcttctaaaaataactaaatttaacacttgcACTATACAAGCTTTCTAAATCGTAACactcaaattaaatttaaatttaaacaatcgTGTATAGCTAacatttacatttcaaataaagataaaggaaattttaaataactcatataattaaatctttaacacAATTTACTCGTCTTAAACATTTATGTTGGTCGGTTATGTTAAAGGATTATCGAGTTCCAGCTCAACTTTATTCTACCTATACTGGCTAAAtcgaattaaaatatttttcttaatatcagCAAACAGTGTGTAGTGACATACAAgctattaaaagttattttagtgaaatattgcATTATTCTGgggttaaaatttacattttatttctataacaacttatttaacttttgtttaaaataacagtaataataacaaataattgtaGATATTGTTATTTGTTGATTTCGTTTCTTTTCCACAACGCGAATCTCAGTGAATTGATTAATTGAAgtttagtgcaaagttacacaagaggaTATATCAGTGCTCctcccaccatgggtatcgaagccTGGTTTCTAGGTTTAAAAGTCCGGAGACAAACCGTCTATTAAAGGTAAGGTAGAACACTGATCTGTTCTTTGATTCGCTACACCCGATGCAACAGGCTAGTTTCAATCATATGTAATGAAATTAATCTACATTAGTAACGATGTGTGTTGTTAACGACTCTGTAAACAAGAACATCTTGGGTCCACAAGCAatttagtataataacaacttcGCAAATTATGTTTTGCCTGGTTTAGATAAcgccatctagttattatttcataaaatgttcattacataactaaaactattattgtcgtggtgggcagaacagagatagcgcatcgtgcagctttgtgcttaatttcaaataaacaaacaaacaaacaaaaaatgtcattgtcgttatataaaaatacatatttcttttcaCCTTCATCGCACTATTCAATAACTTACCATCTTGAACTAAACACTCCAATACCCACCATCGACTTTTCAGTTGCTATTGACACACTCTTCTTCAAACGGGATTGATCAACTTTCACGTGACAAGTACAATATTTTCCATATTCATTATCGTACATACTTAATCTTTACTGTTTTGAATAAGAGCATACAACTATCCGAAAGCGGTCAAGTTTCTTGGACTTTTTAAACCTACTTGTATACACAGATGCTAAAGTGTAGTGACCACTCCCTCTCAGTTATAAAAAATCGCTAAAGAGAGAGAGCAACCCTAACTATCTGGAAGTAGAGGAGAGTAGTCAGAAGTAAGTTACGCTAAAATCTGGAACAAAAggccactgtgtagctttgctctaaaatttaaaacacaaaagcaCTAACCAAAAGTACAAATCACTGAATTTGAGacgaatattttttcttaaaatagcATCTGTCAGAAAGTTTAAGAGCTGTCCTTGTTTGATTTCATTTGctaacaaactataattttattatttcatttattaatactGAGTTGTATCAAATAATGGTAcaagtaataaaattgtaaatgtaaaataatgtagggATGACAGTGccaaaaaagaatacaaacaagAATGTAAATATGATATAGCAATACATAGACCATTCCTGCATGACTTTCAGTATTAGAATTTAGTGTTGCTGTGAAACGAATTAGTCAAATTGACCGATCTCCTGGCGAGAGTTTGTAAAAATCAATCTGTAATAATTATTCAAGACATGATTTGACTTACCttgatattatgataaacaaactgcATTCAAACAGTCAGGAATACACATTTTCAACTGCAATAATATTAAATCAAGTATGTATTTTACAGCATTACACTACATTTTAGTATTGAAAGTCATGTCAAAATAgtctatatatatacacttgtatCATCCCAATATTCTTGTTTGCATCATCTTTGGCGCTGTCTTCTCTACATcactttacatttacaaaatgtttttattatttgttttgtgacaTTTTCCCTCTCTGACTAAACGTTCATGTGTTctatgaatgtgtgtaataaaatttaatattatatgtatttattattttcatttttacctgATACATATTATAGGGGTTGGCTTCCTAAAGAACcagttgtatagtgtacaaagcattgagaaCATCTTACATGTTCATCTGTTATTTAGGTCTTGTTTCACCTTGTTATTACGTTTTTACAGGAACACTATATATCTGTCAGAAAgataacttcaaggggtaatgatgaCTTCGTTTACACTAcaataagatttgttttgttttagttactaCAACAAAGCGATGACATCTACACTGCCAAGAAACACGTAGAGTGCatttaggtttaaactgacgTTATTGATGAAGTTGTTGTAGAGATATCTGAATTGAAACAAGAAGAAATATGAGTAATTTGGGGGATTGGTCACTTTCTGCTTTGGTAACTTAGTGATGGTTTCTTGCCTCTTCTTTGGTCTTTTTGGGTAAAGAAACAGATGAAAGTGAATTTCAATTCCATTTTAAAGTAAGACTCtctgttattgttgtattttaacatgcatatttttattatgctTATTGGATACCTTGGAAATCCCTACTTATTGAGTCTATCCACTCTATGATACATCTGTGCCGGTGGACATCTTCTTATATTATGATTTAGTAGAGAATGCTTATTTTTATCTATATGCCATTCACTTAGAAATCcatatttgtcattttttataCTATATATGAAACATTGGAGTTATTTAAGCCTTTAAAATTATACGAAAGTGGTATGTGCAGGTATTTTCCCATTTTCAAGAGTTCTACtgacaataaacatttttaccagCCACCCTCATTTTAAGAATTGTAACTGTTAAGTTTGTAACAACACAAAGtgtttttacaagttattttcaATGTGAATAATCAACAACAAATTTCgggatctctttttttttataagaaaaatgtgctattattattcaataattcatAATTCAATAAGACAGGTGGCATCATGGAAACTTACCCATCTTAACTTACAGGTTGGCCTTTATAAAAATCAAGACCTTTTTTTGGTTGTGTAGGATTGTCTTCTCTTAAATAATTTATGTCAATTTattcagtaaaatgaaaaaaaacttaagttttcCAAGTTTCGCAAACTTTCACTATCTTCACTGatttttcttaaactaattttaacaataatatattcaaactcTTCAAAAAATAAGCCAACTTTAGTTCCTGTAAAAACTTCTTTGCGAAGAAACACAGGACTAAATTCTTCActaagaaacttttttttaaaactctggcctaaactattcattaataaaatattataaaaactcgAAGGACCAAACTCTTCACTAAGCCATTTTCTCTAAAACCCGGAACAATttacgaaaaatatttttttaaagttaggaTTAAACCATTTAAAGAGATTTCCTTAAAACCTAGAAATAAACCTTTCACTGATAAACGTTTTGTAAAACTCAGAATTAAACTTTTTCAGTGAAAACTTTCTTTAACAATTAGGACAGCTCTTCGTTAAGAAACGTTTTCTAAAGCTCAAGACTAAACACTTCACaaagaaattttctttaaaaccaAGAACTATACTctttaataaaaaagtttatctAAAACTCTGGATTAGACGTTTTCATTAAGAACTTTCTAATCTCAagactaaatataaaaaatgatatatataaccGAGACACCATTAAGAATCATCTGtggatagaaataataaaacactggAATATCAGATTATTCTATTTTTCTCTcacttattcatttttttttcttgtttcatgaCTTCAAAGGTTACTCTTCAGTATACAATTTTTCTGAGAATCTGTAACAAAAATCGTTCAAATATCGTTTTTCAATGAAACATAAATCatctaaattaaatacatatattttccaTATGTACAAATACATAATACACTCTTACTCCATAGTGGTACCTCAGTATGTCTGccgactcacaccgctagaaaccgggtttcgacgcTCCTGATGACAAGAGCATATACATCCCGTTGTATAATTTTGTtcttatttccaaacaaacacaacacactccatatattaagtaaatatactgaaaatgcccacaaataagtaaaattagtTAGAGTTTATCTAATATACTTTCCTTTTAAATTACTTCTGATGGTACGACAATATGTCTATGACtaataacgctagaaaccgtgttttgatacccgttggcAAAgaacatataacccattgtgtagctttgtgtttaattacaaacagaaacgtttttaaattatatattgttcTAATTATACTTCCTTTTGTTATTATatcaatgtaatttatttattctctAATTTCATACCTTTTACTTACTTTATTGtcttttctgtaaaatttagTAATATACTTCACAGTTTCATAATTCCCACTGAGCAGAAGTAACTGGTTGTGCGAAAAGTAGGAattgtaaaattatgaaaattattagtaAGATGCACAGAAATACTATAAAgcaagaaataatacaaaattgtaaaatatattatagtataaactgcatttatataataacaagagaaagtataattaatataagattttaatttaaaaaggtaTATTATATAAACTTTAACTAATTTTATGTATACATGGAGAGTATTATGTGCTTGtacatttggaaaatatttgtatttaatttatattatttatgttgaatttaaaaactatatttgaatgtttttgtgaaagattttcaataaaattatattctgaaGTAAGTGTGATATTTGGAGTCACAGAACCaattgaagaaattaataaagagGAGAGAAAGAAGAATAGTCAGATAttccagtgttttgttgtatataCATTACTGTACAACGGTATTaggacaaagttaaaaattatattgcaGGCTAATTTCAAAGatcaatggaaggtaaatcacaaatgaaacatcaaaattgtattaatcttcatatttagtggAACAGAAACCcagtggaagtgtttgagttcagcaaacaattaatatttgtcCCATTTTGCCTTAaaaactgcagacagtctttgaAGTATTGTTGCAACGTATTTAATCAAAATGTCATTTGGTATTTTACTCAAGATGTTTCTAATACACTTCCACAAAGtttatttgtcaagtttttgatctataaaATCCCAGATCTGAACTGTGTAgggggccattgcatcatttgaatgacaccagcagcttctttcttagttaaGTACTTTTTGCGTAAGTTGGATGACTGTTTGAGGTTATTattttcttggtagtagaattcttTACAAATAATGCACAAACCACTGGCTCtaccattataaaacaatatccGATGGTTCTTGCGCTGGTTCATCATgacatctattttgcaaatatcttctATTACCTCAACAGAAAAACACCCTTAAACCACCACCGTGCCTTCTGCATGTTTCATGGTAAATActatgcattgaggtaaataTCATCCTTCCTGCCGGACGTATAACTAAtgattttaatcaaatatttcaaacttcgactcatctgtccataacacTATTTTGCAATCATCAAAAATCTCGATTTGTACTTTTTAGTAAatgtctcttgacaatatttgtaaagtttttttcAACTACTacatgatctagggtgtacttgacaatGTTTGGAGAGAATTTCAAGTATGTAGCAATTTgtcggagagtccaaccagcatcacgtaaactTTTTATGTGGACTCTCTGCTCTACTAACAATTCACTACGTCTTTTGCACCAGGagaatgacaacaaaacttaatacatatatatgtatatatatatatatatagtgctaaACACTGTTTCTATCTAGGTTTCTTTGTAGTGTactgttaaattgatttcttctaggaTATACTGGTACTATATGCTAGCTCCTTGCTgtcttctttctatatagttaagacattgCATGAAAATTATTTCAGACCCTAGTGTTGATCAGTATGTTTATCGAAGCAGAACCCTTATGTAATTTGTGTTAATTCCGACAACATGACAAAATTAcgttttcatgtaatttttaaataacttttagatctcctttatttacattaaagtttTTGCCTACAATGTTCAGTCGTCATATAACATCATTGTTCGTTATTAACTTTAATGTTCAATTGGAATGCCATGATTTCCATATATTTGCTTTTCCTAGTTTGCTGGATTTTCAATAGTTCTGTTCAGAGCAATGAAGTAAAGTTAAATTTGGAAGTAAGAGGTCGCCACCATCTCCTTTAGCTTTAGAGATCTATAAAACTATTTTcactgaaattatttgtttgtgcaCTTTAAACAGTTCAATTTGAACAATGCATAATGAGGTATTGCTAACTTACATGAAACTTGATGGTCCATACATCCAGGAACGAATTTTGAGAAAGCTCAGATTGCAATTTcttgtctttttatttttcatttttgtcacttatcaaatatgttttgttttttattaatttcgcacaaagctactcgagggctatctgtgctagccgtccctaatttagcagtgtaaaactagagggaaggcagctagtcatcaccacccaccgccaactatcaaatatgaaagaaaattatttttcagctGCAACTATAAACTGGCTATCTGTAAAACCTAGAACTGTTAAAAGTCATCATACAATTACTAATTTCTTTTATCTATCTATTTAAATATGGAGagagagagttttgtttgtttgttgttaagcgcaaagctatacaatgagataTTTTACTATATCCACCGCTAGTGGTGAAACCTTTTTAGCGCTACAAGCCTTCATTCTTACCGCTAAGTTACTGGAAGGCAGAAGTGAGGTTCAGATTTGAATATCAATAACAAAACATTAGAATATCAGACTACTCTATTTTTTCAtgcccggtatagccaggtggttaaggcactcgtctcgtaattcacgggttcgaatcactgtcacaccaaacatgctcaccttttcagccttGGCAGCAtaataatgtgactatcaatcccactattcgttggtaaaagagtagcccaagggtttggggtgggtggtgatgactagctgctttccctctagttttacactgataaattagggatggctagcgcaaatagtcctcgtgtagctttgcgcgaaattcaaaacaaaccaaatctatttTTGgcttctttattaattttttcgaCTGATTTTATTACTtctcttcatttttattaaaaatgtataataataagatTCAAATGCCGTTTCTAAACTAAAcgttaatataaactaaatacacATATTTTCCAAATATTCAAACGTTTAACACACTTCATGTATAAATAAAGCTATTAAAAtgctcaaaaataaattaaaattagtttaaggTTACCCAATATATTCtcatttttaaatcataaattacATCTTATTGTAattatactttcttttattattataaaagtccTCCGCTAGAatagcggtaagttttcggatattcaacacttaaatgaggggttcaattcctctcggtagacacagcaggtaACTTGTGTTAGCTTTACTctaaaaagacaaacatttttatagaaaTGCAATTTATGTATTCCATAATTTCATACTTTATTGTCTTTTCTGTAAATCTTGGTTTTCACAGTTACTGCTGACATTACACAACCAGTTACTTCTGTTCCCTCATTCCTATCTATTTAAAGTGGCTcgtataacttataaaatatttttctaaacataatattctgttttttacGTTTTATGTCCCAAAGAGGAAACGAGaaaatattgttcttttataatttataaaatttcaaaatgcaTTCATTAAAAGGTTTGCTGGCACAtaaaatttgtttctctttttcgAAAATCTAACatgaaatttatgtaaatttatccCTAATcttaacttataatttattaattctaAACCGTGTATTACATTCTTATAATGCAATTGTGtcagttattaataaaaaacaaaatgtctttatTGCTGTTTTGGTAAATCTTCACGTACTCTAAATTACATGaagcaaagttttatttttttcacagctcggcatagccaggtggttgaggcgctcgacttgtaacctgagggtcgcgagtttatTCAATAATTAATACACATTTCCGAAGCTATGTTGTTgataaaacagtttcattatCTTTGAATACATCTTCAATTTCTTTATCTGCTATTTGTTTCAATGGggtattaaaaaatgaaatatcaatATGAATATTTGGACAATGCGTCactgcaaaaggcaaaatattctATGCACATTTACTAATCTCTTTGTttaaatgtctgtttgtttttaaagttgttCTTGGCAACTTAAaatctcttattttatttctcGGATAGTGACAttgaattaagatttttttttataattgtagtAATCTGTTGACTCTCGTTTGTTCATGTGAAACCGAACGATATAATCTACTTACAGATTTACAGGAAGatttaatttaatatgtttagaatgattactaataaatatatatagatgtgAGTTTGTGAG of the Tachypleus tridentatus isolate NWPU-2018 chromosome 13, ASM421037v1, whole genome shotgun sequence genome contains:
- the LOC143239886 gene encoding protein GVQW3-like, with the translated sequence MVKSKITTPFPDCRYLHLCISYAVLSEVRFFRLADFRMNDLKEQRLAVKFCVKLGKSATETFAMLNTAYGDVAMKRTACFKWHERFKDGRQSIEDDERPGRLSMSTDDPHVVKINTLVRANRRLTVRELAEECGISVGSCYEILTKKLKMHWVAAKFVLRLMTDKQKAHRVQVCQELLDRSEEDENFLSRIITNDDGPIVPVDG